The sequence below is a genomic window from Ensifer adhaerens.
TTACTTCATGATTTGCGACAGCTATTACCAGGCGATCCGCTCGTCCACGCCCAGCCAGATCGAGGCCATAGACATGGGCCGGCGTGGCATCCATAACGAGGGCTCGCAGACGCTGATGGACCGGCTGTCCGGCAAGATCAGGATCGATTTCGATACGGCGCGGCGGCTCTTCACGCTGGTCTGCGTGCTCTACTGGCGCGGTTGAGCCCATGGAGGAGGAGGCCGCCAGCGGAAGCACGGAGAAACGGCCGGGCGCCATCCTGTTCATGTGCGGCATGAATGCCATCCGCTCGCCGATGGCCGAGGCGCTGGCGAAATCCATGCTGCCCAAGGGAACCTATATCGCATCCGCCGGCGTGCGCACGGGCGAACGCGACCCCTTCGTCGATGTCGTGCTGGACGAAGTCGGCCTCTCCATCGGCCGCCATCAACCGCAGACGCTGGACGAGTTGGAGGACGATTATTTCGACCTCATCGTCACGCTGGCGCCGGAAGCGCATCACGCGGCACTCGAGTTGACCCGCTCGCTCTCCGTCGATGTCAAATACTGGCCGACGCCGGACCCGAGCGTGGCGCGCGGCACACGCGAGCAGATATTGGCTGCCTATCGCGAGGTGCGGGATCATCTGAAGACGCTCATTGAGAAGCGGCTCGCCTGAACCTGCTTGGAATATGAACGTTTTTTGCAACATGCTGCCCTTTTCGGCATGTCAGAGGTTCACAAAGGCCCACGCATTGTGTAGTTTCCGCAAAATTTTCGCCGGCGCCCTCCGCCCCGGCCCATAAACCTCTGGAGCCTCGGGCGATAGACTGCTATCGCCCGATGCTCCAGTTTATCGCTTGTCGCGTCGGGTTAGCGAAAAACCGGTACCCACTTTTTCGCCCGACGCTTAGGAAAGACCTGTCTGAATGGCAAAAGAAGAAGTTCTCGAATTCCCGGGAATCGTGACCGAACTCCTGCCCAACGCGACCTTCCGCGTGAAGCTGGAAAACGAACATGAAATCATCGCCCACACCGCGGGCCGCATGCGCAAGAATCGCATCCGCGTTCTGGCCGGCGACAAGGTTCTCGTCGAAATGACGCCTTACGACCTCTCCAAGGGCCGTATCACCTACCGTTTCAGATAGAGCGTTTCTGGCGAAACGCCCTATTTGTTTTTTCAACGCAATTCCGGACGCGAAACCGGTTCCCACTTTCGCTGGAATTGCTCTAAACCGGAGCAGCGCCGCCTCAGGCGCATCGACCGTATCCCATGGCGACCGAACAAGCCCTCATTCTTGCCTCTGGTTCGCCGCGCCGCGTCGAACTCCTCGCGCAAGCGCGCATCGAGCCTGCCCGTCTCCTGCCGATGGATATCGACGAGACGCCGAAGCGCTCGGAAAATCCGCGCACGCTCGCCCAGCGCCTTGCCCGTGAAAAGGCGGAGGCCGCGTTCGCTGTCGTGCGCGCGGATGAGGAGTTGAAGGGCGGCTGGGTTCTGGCGGCCGATACGGTCGTCGCCGTTGGCCGGCGCATCCTGCCCAAGGCTGAATACGAGGCGGATGCCTTTTCCTGCCTCAACCTGCTCTCCGGCCGTGCGCACTGGGTCTATACCGGCGTGACGCTCATTGCGCCGTCCGGCCACACGCGCGGCCGCATCGTCGAGACCAAGGTGCGCTTCAAGCGCCTTTCCAATGCGGAAATCGATGCCTATGTGCAGAGCGGCGAATGGCGCGGCAAGGCGGGTGGCTATGGCATCCAAGGCATTGCAGGCTCCTTCGTGCAGAAGCTCGCCGGCTCCTATACCAGCGTTGTCGGGCTTCCGCTGACCGAAACGCTGCAGCTTCTGGATGGCGAAGGCTTCGACATCCGCCGGGGCTGGAAGGAAGGCTGAGAGGCCCGATGACCGCAAAAGTCGAACCTTTGAGAAAACCGCGCCCATGCCCCGAATGCGGGCAGCCGTCGGCGCGCGAACACTATCCCTTCTGCTCCGACCGCTGCCGCAATGTCGACCTGTCGCGCTGGCTCAACGGCTCCTATTCCATCCCCGTTTCCGAAGATGAAGAGAAGGCCGACGGCTTCGAGCGCGACTTTGAACGTTGATTTTGCTTCGCTTTCCGGACAGCCGAATTTTCTTCAAAAAACAGTCAAAAAACTTCCCGTCGGTGCTGGACACGCGCGAACAAGATGCTATAACCTCGCTCGCTTCCGGGGAAAACCCGGCGGGTTTTGAAAAACCCGGTCACACAAGCGACAAGTGCCCGGATAGCTCAGTTGGTAGAGCAGCGGATTGAAAATCCGCGTGTCGGTGGTTCAAATCCGCCTCCGGGCACCATTTTTCATCTTAGTAACATCGATGTTGAAAAGATTGTGGTGTTAGGTTGACGCTGCGTTATTTTTTCGTAAATATCACTTCTGGTCCATTTTGACCAATCACTCGAAAAGTGACAGGTGCCGGGGCTCGCGATTCACCAATCCTGCGGGCTTCTGCGAAAAGCGCGTCAAGCTCTTCCATTGCGGTAGATTCCTCAAGGATTTGGTTCGCGTCCAACAGTCTTTGTCTGCAAATGCTGTAAGCTTCTGCCCCACATTCAACATACGCTGTAGTCATTGCATCAAGCATCATCTCGTGCTCCGAAATGAGAAAGCAGATATGGAGAAAACCGGCCCAAGGTTCCGGCATTTGTGGCGTTAGAAGTGCTAGGGCCAAAAGAGCACAGTGTGCGTTGAGCAAGTCCTCACGCTCGATAGATTCAACCATAATGGTGTGGAGCTTTTTCGCGTCAGACGGCTTGACGTCAAAATTGCTCCATATTAGCCATTTCGTTAAGTAAGTTTTCAGCCTGATTTCTGCGGACAGGCTTGCTTCGGAAGTCTGTTCGATTTCTTCGAAGGCAGCGGCGGCCTCCTCAAAGGAACCGGTATATAGTCTAGCATCCGCTAATCGAAACTGTGCCGTTGCTGTCTTTTCAATCGAGAAGGCAGCCTCGTAGGCTCTTACTGCGCACTTGTATTTATTCGCAAAAAACAGAGAGCCTCCCAACTCACTTAGAAAATAAAACCTTGAGAGATAGTCTGGTTCAAATTTGCGCGCGCGGTTGAATGACCTGATGGCGTGACGGTACAATCC
It includes:
- a CDS encoding septum formation protein; this encodes MATEQALILASGSPRRVELLAQARIEPARLLPMDIDETPKRSENPRTLAQRLAREKAEAAFAVVRADEELKGGWVLAADTVVAVGRRILPKAEYEADAFSCLNLLSGRAHWVYTGVTLIAPSGHTRGRIVETKVRFKRLSNAEIDAYVQSGEWRGKAGGYGIQGIAGSFVQKLAGSYTSVVGLPLTETLQLLDGEGFDIRRGWKEG
- a CDS encoding Protein-tyrosine-phosphatase, which codes for MEEEAASGSTEKRPGAILFMCGMNAIRSPMAEALAKSMLPKGTYIASAGVRTGERDPFVDVVLDEVGLSIGRHQPQTLDELEDDYFDLIVTLAPEAHHAALELTRSLSVDVKYWPTPDPSVARGTREQILAAYREVRDHLKTLIEKRLA
- a CDS encoding bacterial translation initiation factor 1 (bIF-1) yields the protein MAKEEVLEFPGIVTELLPNATFRVKLENEHEIIAHTAGRMRKNRIRVLAGDKVLVEMTPYDLSKGRITYRFR